CAAGAAGTCACCGGCATGCAACCAGGTCACACTGAAATGACTTATGACACACCCCTCACTGACACGGCTAACCCAAAAAGGTCGTCGGCGGAAAGCCTCGACGATGCCGCGTTTGACCATCCTTGTCCAATCCGTGATGTGCTGGATCGCATCGGCGATCGGTGGAGTCTGTTAATTCTGGAGGCGCTGGCGCAAAAGACGCTGCGTTTTAATGAATTGCATCGCCATATCGACGATATTTCGCGCCAAATGCTGTCGCGCACGCTGAAACGACTCGACGCTGATGGGTTCATACATCGGACGATCTATGCGGAAGTTCCCCCGCGCGTGGAATACACGCTGACGCCACTCGGGCACTCTTTTTTGCAACCCATGCAGCTGTTAATTCAGTGGGCCGATCGGAACCATGCCGAAATTTGTCGCTCTCGCCGCCAGGCCAGACAACGCGATGCCTGAACGAGCATTTGACGCTTAATCCATTGGTCTCTCCAATCTAATGCAAGAACCGGGATGTTGAACTACCGGACGGCTCGCATTACGAATTTATGCTGTAACGCCTCCGCAGGTTACCCAGCAAAGAGGCGCTTGTTCTACCGGTTTACGTCGGCTGTCGCCTCATTAAGCAACGTGAGGTAGCGTGACCCCGAAATGTTCCTGCCGGTGACGACGCAGACGGTTTTGCGCCCGCGAATCTCTTTCGCGTAGCGAATGGCTCCCGCGACGGCAGGCACCCCAGAAGGTTCGACAACATGTCGGTGAAGTTCGAGCATTAACAGCATCGCGGCTTTGATTTCTGCTTCTGATACCGTGAGCACGCGATCGACACGGTCACGAACCAGCGGCCAGGTCATCGTACTGGGTTCTATATAGCCGCTAACGCCCTCGGCGATAGATGGCGCTAGTTCGACGGGAAGCGTGTCACGTGCCTCTTTCCAGCGGGAAAATGTCGGACTGGCTTCACTTTGTATACCCCATACTTCGATAACGGGATTGATTGCTTTGGCTGCTGTTGCAATTCCTGAGGCGAGACCGCCACCACCGATATTCACCAGGATTACCTCCGCATCCATCCAGTCTTCCATGATTTCAAGACCGACTGTGCCACCGCCTGCAATCATATGTGGGTTATCGTAGGCCGAAACGAAGGTGGCACCAGACTGTTGTGCCGTTACTATTGCCGCCTGCCTGGCTTCTTCGATGTCATCAAAGAACATAATACGCGCACCACAGCCTTTCATAGCTGCGACCTTCATCGGGTCTGCCGTGCGTGGCAAAAAGATGGTTACGGGGATACCCGCGACTTGTCCTGCATAGGCGAGCCCTAACCCGTGGTTTCCTGCCGTTGGGGCGATGACGCCAACGCGGCGCTGTTCTGCATCCAGATTGGCAAGAACATTTGCCGCTCCCCGCAGTTTGAAGCTACCGGTCTGTTGGAGGTTTTCCATTTTGAGCCGAATTTCTGCACCGACACGAGCGGATAATTCCTGCGCGTGGTCTAGCGGCGTTCTGCGTATCGTTGTTTTAATCTGCTGAGATGCGGCGTAAATATCTTTCAGCGTTATAGCGTCGGTTGCCCTTTGGTGTTCGCTTGTCATAGTATTTCCCTATCAACTGTATATGTGAATGACTATATAGGTATTTGGCTATATGAACAAGCATGCAGCGACAGCGGCCGATTTACTACGAGCGCTCGGCAACGAGCAGCGGCTCATTATTCTGGAATGGTTGGCCGATCCTCGGGCACATTTCCCAGAACAGCAGGATGGTGATTTAGTTAAGGATGGGGTGTGCGTAGGGTTTATCACTGAGAAAATTGGCTTGAGTCAGCCGACCGTCACCGGCCATCTTCAATATCTATCGAAAGCCGGAATTGTCACATCGAAACGCATCAAGAACTGGGTGTTCTATAAACTTGTCCCTGAGCGTTTAGAGGAGGCAACTGCCGTATTGTCTGAGCTTGCAAAGGTCGCGTCGCGTCAACATAAGGCATCAGAATAGGTCGTTAGCCGTCATCACTTTCCCTGAGACTTAGCTGAGCGAACCCGCGTAGCCCAGTTTGGCAGATGGGTGATGGCAAGGACGACAAGCACGATACCGCCAGACCCGCGCGTAGCGGATATGCAACCGGTTTCTTATTTCTGTTCATGCCCTCTTTTTTCCTCTAGAATTTCTGCCATTCGGGCCGCGCTGAATCAAATCAACATTATGCAGACCCACAACATTAAAGACTCATCATCGATAAATCATCAGCATTGGTAAAGGATAAGTGCCATGAGCGAAAGATTTCCGCACGGCTTTATGTGGGGCGGCGCCACCGCAGCGAATCAGGTTGAAGGGGCCTACAATATCGACGGCAAAGGTCTATCGATTGTGGATGCCATTCCCGGCGGTAAAGCGCGTCTACGCATCGTGGCTTCCGACGCGTTTGACTTCACGCTGGATGAACAGCGCTACACCTATCCTAACCATAAAGGTATCGATCACTATCATCGTTTCCGTGAGGACATTGCGCTGTTTGCCGAGATGGGCTTCAAATGCTATCGCTTCTCGATTGCCTGGACGCGCATCTACCCGAATGGCATTGAGCAACAGCCCAACGAAGCGGGGCTGAGCCACTATGAGCAGGTGATTGATACTTGCATCGCCCACGGCATTGAACCCGTAATTACGATCTCTCACTATGAAATGCCGCTGCATCTGGCCACCGCTTTTGGCGGCTGGAAAAACCGTGAGTTAATCGGCCACTTCGAGCGCTTTGCCCGCACGGTGCTGGAGCGCTTCGGTCACAAAGTGAAATACTGGATGACCTTTAACGAGATCAACAGTGCTGCTCATTTCCCGATCATGAGTCAGGGGCTGACGGTGCAAACCGGCGCGCTGGATCCACAGGCTAAATTTCAGGCGTGGCATAACCAGTTTGTTGCCAGTAGCCTGGCGGTGAAGATTGCCCATGAGACGAACCCGCAGATCCAGATCGGCTGCATGATTCTGTTTGCCACGAATTACGCCTATGACTGTAATCCCGTCAATCAACTGGCGACACTCAAAGAGACTCAGGCCTTTAATTTCTACTGTGCGGACGTGCAGGCTGGCGGGAAATATCCCTACTATGCGAAAAGCCTGTGGCAGTCGCTGGGCGTCACGCTGGATATTCAGCCGGGCGATCTGGAACTGATTAAACAGCACACCGTCGATTACATCGGCTTTAGTTACTACATGTCTTCCACCATCTATAAAACTGACCCTGAGGCGACGGCGGCGCACGGCAACCTGCTGGGCGGGGCGCGCAATCCGTTCCTGGAAGCCAGCGAGTGGGGCTGGGAAATTGATCCGGTGGGGTTGCGCATTGCGCTCAACCAGCTGTATGACCGCTACGAAAAGCCGCTGTTTATCGTAGAAAACGGGTTGGGTGCGGTGGATAAGCCGGATAACAATCACTACATCGCCGATGACTATCGCATCAACTATTTACGCCAGCACATCGAAGCAATGGCCGACGCGATTGCCGACGGCGTCGAACTGATGGGATATACCCCGTGGGGCTGTATCGATCTGGTCAGCATGTCTACCGGTGAGATGAGCAAACGCTACGGCTTTATCTATGTCGATCTGGATGACACGATCGCCGGCAGCGGCAACCGTTATAAGAAAAAATCGTTCCACTGGTATCAGAAAGTGATTGCGACTAACGGTAGCGATATCAGCTAAATGGCT
The genomic region above belongs to Pectobacterium colocasium and contains:
- a CDS encoding winged helix-turn-helix transcriptional regulator, whose product is MQPGHTEMTYDTPLTDTANPKRSSAESLDDAAFDHPCPIRDVLDRIGDRWSLLILEALAQKTLRFNELHRHIDDISRQMLSRTLKRLDADGFIHRTIYAEVPPRVEYTLTPLGHSFLQPMQLLIQWADRNHAEICRSRRQARQRDA
- a CDS encoding threonine ammonia-lyase; the encoded protein is MTSEHQRATDAITLKDIYAASQQIKTTIRRTPLDHAQELSARVGAEIRLKMENLQQTGSFKLRGAANVLANLDAEQRRVGVIAPTAGNHGLGLAYAGQVAGIPVTIFLPRTADPMKVAAMKGCGARIMFFDDIEEARQAAIVTAQQSGATFVSAYDNPHMIAGGGTVGLEIMEDWMDAEVILVNIGGGGLASGIATAAKAINPVIEVWGIQSEASPTFSRWKEARDTLPVELAPSIAEGVSGYIEPSTMTWPLVRDRVDRVLTVSEAEIKAAMLLMLELHRHVVEPSGVPAVAGAIRYAKEIRGRKTVCVVTGRNISGSRYLTLLNEATADVNR
- a CDS encoding ArsR/SmtB family transcription factor; the encoded protein is MNKHAATAADLLRALGNEQRLIILEWLADPRAHFPEQQDGDLVKDGVCVGFITEKIGLSQPTVTGHLQYLSKAGIVTSKRIKNWVFYKLVPERLEEATAVLSELAKVASRQHKASE
- a CDS encoding glycoside hydrolase family 1 protein yields the protein MSERFPHGFMWGGATAANQVEGAYNIDGKGLSIVDAIPGGKARLRIVASDAFDFTLDEQRYTYPNHKGIDHYHRFREDIALFAEMGFKCYRFSIAWTRIYPNGIEQQPNEAGLSHYEQVIDTCIAHGIEPVITISHYEMPLHLATAFGGWKNRELIGHFERFARTVLERFGHKVKYWMTFNEINSAAHFPIMSQGLTVQTGALDPQAKFQAWHNQFVASSLAVKIAHETNPQIQIGCMILFATNYAYDCNPVNQLATLKETQAFNFYCADVQAGGKYPYYAKSLWQSLGVTLDIQPGDLELIKQHTVDYIGFSYYMSSTIYKTDPEATAAHGNLLGGARNPFLEASEWGWEIDPVGLRIALNQLYDRYEKPLFIVENGLGAVDKPDNNHYIADDYRINYLRQHIEAMADAIADGVELMGYTPWGCIDLVSMSTGEMSKRYGFIYVDLDDTIAGSGNRYKKKSFHWYQKVIATNGSDIS